A region of Streptomyces deccanensis DNA encodes the following proteins:
- a CDS encoding GMC oxidoreductase → MSYDYDVIVVGSGFGGSVTALRLTEKGYKVGVLEAGRRFTRESLPKNSWDLKNYLWAPALGMYGIQRIHLLGNVMVLAGAGVGGGSLNYANTLYVPPKPFFEDPQWKDITDWQEELKPYYDQARRMLGVRLNPTMTPSDVHLKAAAERMGVGDSFHLAPVGVFFGDGEDADGRTKAAPGDQAADPYFGGVGPARTACTECGECMTGCRHGAKNTLNENYLHLAEKAGAVVHPMTTVVALTEDSQGGYAVTTLPTDNRRKGRSRVLRARRVVLAAGTYGTQTLLHRMKANGQLPHLSDRLGMLTRTNSEALVGAQTDNRRYRKAHGAPEVDFTRGVAITSSIHPDDSTHIEPVRYGKGSNAMGGLSILQVPYAGGTASGATRVLGWLGYAAKHPLLVARSLSNRRWSERTIIGLVMQSLDNSLSTHLKTKGLGKGLLTARQGHGAPNPKQIEAASQAASAIAAEINGFAGSNVGELMGTPLTAHFLGGCPIGATADDGVIDPYHRLYGHPGISVVDGAAVSANLGVNPSLTITAQAERAMSYWPNNGEPDRRPAPGEAYERLSPVEPLHPAVPADAFGALRLPLVPVPTVPPKK, encoded by the coding sequence GTGTCGTACGACTACGACGTCATCGTCGTCGGATCCGGTTTCGGCGGTTCGGTCACCGCCCTGCGCCTGACCGAGAAGGGCTACAAGGTAGGCGTCCTCGAAGCGGGCCGTCGGTTCACGCGCGAGTCGCTCCCCAAGAACTCCTGGGACCTGAAGAACTACCTGTGGGCCCCCGCCCTCGGCATGTACGGCATCCAGCGCATCCATCTCCTGGGCAACGTCATGGTGCTGGCCGGAGCCGGCGTGGGCGGCGGCTCCCTCAACTACGCCAACACCCTCTACGTACCGCCGAAACCGTTCTTCGAGGACCCCCAGTGGAAGGACATCACCGACTGGCAGGAGGAGCTGAAGCCGTACTACGACCAGGCCCGCCGCATGCTCGGCGTACGGCTCAACCCGACGATGACCCCGTCGGACGTGCACCTGAAGGCCGCCGCCGAGCGGATGGGCGTCGGCGACAGCTTCCACCTCGCCCCGGTCGGCGTCTTCTTCGGTGACGGCGAGGACGCCGACGGCAGGACGAAGGCGGCCCCCGGCGACCAGGCGGCGGACCCCTACTTCGGCGGGGTGGGCCCCGCCCGCACCGCGTGCACCGAGTGCGGCGAGTGCATGACCGGCTGCCGCCACGGCGCGAAGAACACCCTCAACGAGAACTACCTCCACCTCGCCGAGAAGGCGGGCGCGGTCGTCCACCCGATGACGACGGTGGTGGCCCTGACGGAGGACTCGCAGGGCGGCTACGCCGTGACGACCCTCCCGACCGACAACCGCAGGAAGGGCCGGAGCCGGGTGCTCAGGGCCCGCCGCGTCGTCCTGGCCGCCGGCACCTACGGCACCCAGACCCTCCTGCACCGGATGAAGGCGAACGGCCAACTCCCGCACCTCTCGGACCGCCTGGGCATGCTGACCCGCACCAACTCCGAAGCGCTGGTCGGCGCCCAGACCGACAACCGCCGCTACCGCAAGGCGCACGGCGCGCCCGAGGTCGACTTCACCCGGGGCGTGGCGATCACCTCCTCCATCCACCCCGACGACAGCACCCACATCGAGCCGGTCCGCTACGGCAAGGGCTCCAACGCGATGGGCGGTCTGTCGATCCTCCAGGTCCCGTACGCGGGTGGCACCGCGTCGGGCGCCACCCGGGTCCTCGGCTGGCTGGGCTACGCGGCCAAACACCCCCTGCTGGTGGCCCGTTCGCTCTCCAACCGCCGCTGGTCGGAGCGGACCATCATCGGCCTGGTGATGCAGTCCCTGGACAACTCCCTGTCGACGCACCTGAAGACGAAGGGCCTGGGCAAGGGGCTGTTGACGGCACGTCAGGGCCACGGCGCGCCCAACCCCAAGCAGATCGAGGCCGCTTCGCAGGCCGCCTCCGCCATCGCCGCCGAGATCAACGGCTTCGCCGGCAGCAACGTGGGCGAACTGATGGGCACCCCGCTCACCGCGCACTTCCTCGGCGGCTGCCCCATCGGTGCCACGGCGGACGACGGCGTGATCGACCCGTACCACCGGCTCTACGGGCACCCCGGCATCTCCGTCGTCGACGGGGCCGCCGTCTCCGCGAACCTGGGCGTCAACCCGTCCCTGACGATCACGGCGCAGGCCGAGCGGGCGATGTCGTACTGGCCGAACAACGGCGAGCCGGACCGGCGCCCGGCCCCCGGCGAGGCCTACGAGCGCCTCAGCCCTGTCGAGCCCCTGCACCCGGCGGTCCCGGCGGACGCGTTCGGCGCGCTGCGTCTGCCGCTGGTGCCGGTCCCCACGGTGCCGCCGAAGAAGTAG
- a CDS encoding chorismate mutase, which produces MTITSTEKTGARTSEAAGLITGARERIDALDDRIIGLIQERVAVSAVIQEARIESGGRRVNLSREMEVLAHYRDALGKPGTALAMTLLELCRGRI; this is translated from the coding sequence ATGACCATCACCTCCACCGAGAAGACCGGCGCCCGTACCTCCGAGGCGGCCGGTCTGATCACCGGTGCCCGGGAACGCATCGACGCCCTGGACGACCGGATCATCGGCCTCATCCAGGAACGCGTGGCGGTCTCCGCCGTGATCCAGGAGGCACGGATCGAGTCCGGCGGCAGGCGCGTGAACCTGTCGCGCGAGATGGAGGTGCTGGCCCACTACAGGGACGCCCTCGGCAAGCCGGGCACCGCGCTCGCCATGACCCTGCTGGAGCTGTGCCGGGGCCGCATCTGA
- the guaA gene encoding glutamine-hydrolyzing GMP synthase has translation MSSANPAAAAPDTVLVVDFGAQYAQLIARRVREARVYSEIVPSTMPVAEMLAKNPAAIILSGGPSSVYAEGAPRLDRELFEAGVPVFGMCYGFQLMATTLGGTVDNTGAREYGRTPLHVSKSGSTLFEGTPDEQSVWMSHGDACSAAPEGFTVTASTDVVPVAAFENDEKKLYGVQYHPEVMHSTHGQQVLEHFLYRGAGITPSWTTGNVIEEQVEAIRELVGDKRAICGLSGGVDSAVAAALVQKAIGSQLTCVYVDHGLMRKNETEQVEKDFVAATGVQLKVVDAEERFLKALAGVSDPEQKRKIIGREFIRVFEQAQAEIIADEGPEVAFLVQGTLYPDVVESGGGTGTANIKSHHNVGGLPEDLEFKLIEPLRKLFKDEVRMVGQELGLPEEIVQRQPFPGPGLGIRIVGEVTKDRLDLLREADAIAREELTAAGLDRDIWQCPVVLLADVRSVGVQGDGRTYGHPIVLRPVSSEDAMTADWSRLPYDVLAKISTRITNEVADVNRVVLDVTSKPPGTIEWE, from the coding sequence GTGTCATCAGCGAACCCCGCTGCCGCCGCTCCCGACACCGTCCTGGTCGTCGACTTCGGCGCCCAGTACGCCCAGCTCATCGCCCGCCGCGTCCGCGAGGCCCGGGTCTACAGCGAGATCGTGCCGAGCACCATGCCGGTCGCGGAGATGCTCGCCAAGAACCCGGCGGCGATCATCCTCTCCGGCGGCCCCTCCTCGGTCTACGCCGAGGGCGCCCCCCGCCTCGACCGCGAACTCTTCGAAGCCGGCGTCCCCGTCTTCGGCATGTGCTACGGCTTCCAGCTGATGGCGACCACCCTCGGCGGCACCGTCGACAACACCGGCGCCCGCGAGTACGGCCGTACCCCCCTGCACGTGTCCAAGTCCGGCAGCACCCTCTTCGAGGGCACCCCCGACGAGCAGTCCGTCTGGATGTCCCACGGCGACGCCTGCTCCGCCGCCCCCGAGGGCTTCACCGTCACGGCCTCCACCGACGTCGTCCCGGTCGCCGCCTTCGAGAACGACGAGAAGAAGCTGTACGGCGTCCAGTACCACCCGGAGGTCATGCACTCCACGCACGGCCAGCAGGTCCTGGAGCACTTCCTCTACCGAGGCGCGGGCATCACCCCCAGCTGGACCACGGGCAACGTCATCGAGGAGCAGGTCGAGGCCATCCGCGAGCTGGTCGGCGACAAGCGCGCGATCTGCGGCCTCTCCGGCGGCGTGGACTCCGCCGTCGCCGCGGCCCTCGTCCAGAAGGCCATCGGCTCCCAGCTGACCTGCGTCTATGTCGACCACGGCCTCATGCGCAAGAACGAGACCGAGCAGGTCGAGAAGGACTTCGTCGCCGCGACCGGCGTCCAGCTGAAGGTCGTCGACGCCGAGGAGCGGTTCCTGAAGGCGCTGGCCGGGGTCTCCGACCCCGAGCAGAAGCGGAAGATCATCGGCCGCGAGTTCATCCGCGTCTTCGAGCAGGCCCAGGCGGAGATCATCGCCGACGAGGGCCCCGAGGTCGCGTTCCTGGTCCAGGGCACGCTGTACCCCGACGTGGTCGAGTCCGGCGGCGGCACCGGCACCGCCAACATCAAGTCCCACCACAACGTCGGCGGCCTCCCCGAGGACCTCGAGTTCAAGCTGATCGAGCCGCTCCGCAAGCTCTTCAAGGACGAGGTCCGGATGGTCGGCCAGGAGCTGGGCCTTCCGGAGGAGATCGTCCAGCGCCAGCCGTTCCCCGGCCCCGGCCTCGGCATCCGGATCGTCGGCGAGGTCACCAAGGACCGTCTCGACCTGCTCCGTGAGGCCGACGCCATCGCCCGCGAGGAGCTGACGGCCGCCGGTCTCGACCGCGACATCTGGCAGTGCCCGGTGGTGCTGCTGGCGGACGTCCGGTCCGTCGGCGTCCAGGGCGACGGCCGCACCTACGGCCACCCCATCGTCCTGCGCCCGGTCTCCTCCGAGGACGCCATGACCGCCGACTGGTCCCGGCTGCCGTACGACGTCCTCGCGAAGATCTCCACCCGCATCACCAACGAGGTCGCCGACGTCAACCGCGTCGTCCTCGACGTGACGAGCAAGCCCCCGGGCACCATCGAGTGGGAGTGA
- a CDS encoding pyridoxamine 5'-phosphate oxidase family protein, translated as MPENLSNWGAFVAAEPDLAQTVEARFGAFTHHVLATLRRDGSPRTTGLEVRFVNGELWLGMMPDSLKALDLRRDPRFALQANPGPGTEMGGGDVRVSGRAIEVDDPAVKAAYGEEVEPPEPFHLFRTELTEVVRTYVEDEKYLVVQVWKPGGPVRTLKRT; from the coding sequence ATGCCGGAGAATCTTTCGAACTGGGGCGCCTTCGTCGCCGCCGAACCCGATCTCGCACAGACGGTCGAGGCCCGTTTCGGCGCCTTCACCCATCACGTCCTCGCCACCCTCCGCAGGGACGGCTCGCCGCGGACGACCGGGCTGGAGGTCCGGTTCGTGAACGGGGAGCTGTGGCTGGGGATGATGCCCGACTCGCTCAAGGCGCTCGATCTGCGCCGCGACCCCCGTTTCGCGCTGCAGGCCAACCCGGGTCCGGGAACGGAGATGGGCGGAGGGGACGTACGGGTGAGCGGACGGGCGATCGAGGTCGACGATCCCGCGGTGAAGGCCGCGTACGGCGAAGAGGTGGAACCGCCGGAGCCGTTCCACCTCTTCCGCACCGAGCTGACGGAGGTCGTACGGACCTACGTCGAGGACGAGAAGTACCTGGTCGTCCAGGTCTGGAAGCCGGGAGGGCCGGTGCGGACCCTCAAGCGGACCTGA
- a CDS encoding class II aldolase/adducin family protein has protein sequence MHGPTPPLPLPTDQLRFAMPPMHESAEDERRHRKERLAGALRIFGRMGFEEGVSGHITARDPEYSDCFWVNPFGMPFKHVTVSDLVLANQDGQVIEGRYHVNQAAFTVHAQVHAARPDVVAVAHCHSVHGRALSALGELLDPITQESCAFYEDQALYDHYTGVAVDADEGRRIAAVLGSRKALVLRNHGLLTVGDSVDAAAWWFLSMERSAQVQLTAKAAGRPLLIEHRLAVATREQAGGDLVAWINYQPLWQDISRSEPDLLS, from the coding sequence ATGCACGGGCCCACACCGCCCCTGCCCCTACCCACCGACCAGCTCCGGTTCGCCATGCCGCCGATGCACGAGTCGGCGGAGGACGAGCGGCGGCACCGCAAGGAACGGCTCGCCGGGGCCCTGCGGATCTTCGGGCGTATGGGGTTCGAGGAGGGGGTCTCGGGACACATCACCGCGCGCGACCCGGAGTACAGCGACTGCTTCTGGGTCAATCCGTTCGGGATGCCCTTCAAGCACGTCACGGTGAGTGACCTGGTCCTCGCCAACCAGGACGGCCAGGTCATCGAGGGCCGCTACCACGTGAACCAGGCCGCCTTCACCGTCCACGCCCAGGTGCACGCCGCCCGCCCCGACGTCGTCGCCGTCGCCCACTGTCACTCCGTGCACGGCCGCGCCCTCTCCGCCCTCGGCGAGCTGCTCGACCCGATCACCCAGGAGTCCTGCGCCTTCTACGAGGACCAGGCGCTCTACGACCACTACACGGGCGTCGCCGTGGACGCGGACGAGGGTCGCCGCATCGCCGCGGTCCTCGGCAGCCGCAAGGCCCTCGTGCTCCGCAACCACGGTCTGCTGACCGTCGGCGACTCGGTCGACGCGGCGGCCTGGTGGTTCCTGTCCATGGAACGCTCGGCCCAGGTGCAGCTCACCGCGAAGGCCGCCGGCCGGCCCCTGCTCATCGAACACCGGCTGGCCGTCGCGACCCGGGAACAGGCCGGCGGCGACCTGGTGGCGTGGATCAACTACCAGCCGCTGTGGCAGGACATCAGCCGCAGCGAGCCGGACCTGCTGAGTTGA
- a CDS encoding DUF4429 domain-containing protein — translation MAEIIQRDGVWAFDGDTVRITPGLHRSVALFRQTYGEIAVPLEAVAGVVYEPERKRGRLRLRLREGSDPLLQATGGRLPDAADPYRLTVDLDRSGIAEYVAEEIRQSMLLEQTPKEPARAYLLPGPPVPVSVRSSDGTVSFDGTRVRIDWNDTSDRVKRATGPRIIDVGELVQVEWLPNSGYEDGFLRFVTRETVFSKLPPERDPFALDLWGSTRRDLLTALVATAVTARLPHPSTRVNGHADRSGPEAGTVTARPPASDHHDTLLRRLRELGELHRGGVLTDEEFAATKAAVLRDF, via the coding sequence ATGGCCGAGATCATCCAGCGCGACGGCGTCTGGGCCTTCGACGGCGACACGGTCCGGATCACGCCGGGCCTGCACCGTTCCGTGGCGCTGTTCCGGCAGACGTACGGGGAGATCGCGGTGCCTTTGGAGGCGGTGGCCGGTGTCGTCTACGAGCCCGAACGCAAGCGCGGACGGCTGCGGTTGCGGCTTCGCGAGGGCAGTGATCCGCTGCTTCAGGCCACGGGCGGGCGGCTGCCGGACGCGGCCGACCCGTACCGGCTGACGGTCGATCTCGACCGGTCGGGGATCGCCGAGTACGTGGCCGAGGAGATACGGCAGTCGATGCTGCTGGAGCAGACGCCGAAGGAGCCCGCCCGTGCCTATCTGCTGCCGGGACCGCCCGTGCCGGTGTCGGTGCGGTCCAGTGACGGCACGGTGTCGTTCGACGGGACGCGGGTGCGGATCGACTGGAACGACACCTCCGACCGGGTCAAGCGCGCGACCGGTCCACGGATCATCGACGTGGGTGAGCTGGTGCAGGTCGAGTGGCTGCCCAACTCCGGTTACGAGGACGGTTTCCTGCGGTTCGTGACGCGCGAGACCGTGTTCTCGAAGCTGCCGCCGGAGCGGGACCCGTTCGCCCTCGACCTGTGGGGCAGTACGCGTCGCGACCTGCTCACCGCCCTCGTGGCGACGGCGGTCACGGCGCGGCTCCCCCATCCGTCGACCCGGGTGAACGGTCATGCGGACCGGTCGGGGCCGGAGGCCGGGACCGTCACCGCCCGGCCTCCCGCCTCCGACCACCATGACACCCTCCTGCGCCGGCTCCGCGAACTCGGTGAGCTGCATCGCGGCGGCGTCCTCACGGACGAGGAGTTCGCGGCCACGAAGGCGGCGGTGCTGCGCGACTTCTGA
- a CDS encoding DoxX family membrane protein, translating to MTHDIRSDSPTPYFDEGPDWRDTATRYALLPLRVFLAVTFIYAGLDKLTDSAFMADSGSGSIGDMMSAARDSSAIPAMIDMALNNPVGFGYAIAIGELAVGIGTLLGLLTRLAALGGALISLSLWLTVSWSASPYYYGNDLPYLMAWIPLILAGAPVLSVDAALRSRRRGTTSRHRAGAYH from the coding sequence ATGACTCACGACATTCGCTCGGACTCCCCCACCCCCTACTTCGACGAGGGCCCCGACTGGCGGGACACCGCCACCCGCTACGCCCTCCTGCCCCTACGCGTCTTCCTCGCCGTCACCTTCATCTACGCCGGCCTGGACAAACTCACCGACAGCGCGTTCATGGCGGACTCCGGCTCCGGCTCCATCGGCGACATGATGAGCGCCGCCCGAGACTCCTCCGCCATCCCAGCCATGATCGACATGGCCCTGAACAACCCCGTCGGCTTCGGCTACGCCATCGCCATCGGCGAACTCGCCGTCGGTATCGGCACCCTCCTCGGCCTCCTCACCCGCCTCGCCGCCCTCGGCGGAGCCCTGATCTCCCTCAGCCTCTGGCTCACGGTCAGCTGGTCGGCATCCCCGTACTACTACGGCAACGACCTGCCCTATCTCATGGCCTGGATCCCCCTGATCCTCGCCGGCGCACCGGTCCTCTCCGTGGACGCCGCCCTCCGCTCCCGCCGCCGGGGCACCACCAGCAGGCACCGCGCGGGCGCCTACCACTGA
- a CDS encoding PspC domain-containing protein translates to MTDHQHAAEEPDPGSGPDALRPTTEPQDAVPPPGTGSEEPRAHGGAGARPHTGARTHAGTHTGTGPQAGARPGTGAPADRSGAVGADDPAAAPAAPHRFRRDRRYKMLGGVCAGLGRQCDMDPVIFRVVLAVLSLTGGLGLVFYGFAWLFVPYDDEEENEVRKLLTGRVDGQALTAVLFALVGCGVFLTMLGNTTVLTFSVVVSLLLAGAGYWSQHRGAPDPDPLAAQAVADAPPEAQAPPVASAYPSWWRDPIVKDGTHVGGTGYLWGPWGTRDRDIAAAVNIAQGVRPNRQDIRVARPPRPRGPRWIGGWIFLLALLAGGIGTSATWEGRTLAASLQTGLACALTVFGLGIALSAFLGRTGAGSTFLAVVTAGLLAGTAALPSNITTDWARTEWTPRNAESVAARYELGTGVGTLDLSGVDIPKGEALTTSVEVGAGKVKVVVPSDVTVRLDVEVGLGDIQLPGDDKEDVDVAPDKTDRLTLAPEKGSGGGGTLTIDLEVGLGQAEVTRAAA, encoded by the coding sequence ATGACGGATCACCAGCACGCGGCAGAGGAGCCGGACCCCGGTTCGGGTCCGGACGCCCTGCGGCCCACCACGGAGCCGCAGGATGCCGTGCCCCCACCGGGCACGGGCTCGGAGGAGCCGCGCGCGCACGGAGGCGCGGGGGCACGCCCCCACACGGGCGCCCGAACGCATGCGGGAACACACACGGGCACGGGCCCGCAGGCGGGCGCGCGCCCGGGCACGGGCGCACCCGCGGATCGGTCGGGTGCCGTAGGCGCCGACGATCCGGCCGCCGCCCCCGCCGCCCCGCACAGGTTCCGCCGCGACCGGCGGTACAAGATGCTGGGCGGTGTCTGTGCCGGGCTCGGGCGGCAGTGCGACATGGACCCGGTGATCTTCCGCGTGGTGCTGGCGGTGCTTTCCCTCACCGGGGGCCTCGGCCTCGTCTTCTACGGCTTCGCCTGGTTGTTCGTGCCGTACGACGACGAGGAGGAGAACGAGGTACGCAAGCTGCTGACCGGCCGGGTCGACGGCCAGGCCCTCACGGCCGTGCTCTTCGCGCTGGTCGGCTGCGGTGTCTTCCTCACCATGCTGGGCAACACCACCGTCCTGACCTTCTCGGTGGTCGTCTCCCTGCTCCTGGCCGGCGCGGGGTACTGGTCGCAGCACCGCGGCGCCCCCGACCCCGATCCACTGGCCGCCCAGGCGGTGGCCGACGCCCCGCCGGAGGCCCAGGCACCCCCCGTGGCCTCCGCCTACCCCTCGTGGTGGCGCGACCCCATAGTCAAGGACGGCACGCACGTCGGTGGCACGGGCTACCTGTGGGGCCCGTGGGGGACCCGCGACCGGGACATAGCAGCGGCCGTCAACATCGCCCAGGGCGTACGCCCCAACCGCCAGGACATACGCGTCGCGCGTCCGCCGAGGCCGCGGGGGCCGCGCTGGATCGGCGGCTGGATATTCCTGCTCGCACTGCTCGCCGGCGGCATCGGTACCAGCGCGACCTGGGAGGGCCGCACCCTGGCCGCCAGCCTGCAGACCGGTCTGGCCTGTGCGCTGACCGTGTTCGGCCTGGGCATAGCCCTCAGCGCCTTCCTCGGCCGTACGGGAGCCGGGTCGACCTTCCTGGCCGTGGTGACGGCGGGCCTCCTGGCGGGCACGGCGGCGCTTCCGTCGAACATCACCACCGACTGGGCCCGTACGGAGTGGACGCCACGGAACGCGGAGAGCGTGGCGGCCCGCTACGAACTGGGAACCGGAGTGGGCACGCTGGACTTGTCCGGGGTGGACATACCGAAGGGCGAGGCGCTGACCACGAGCGTGGAGGTGGGCGCGGGCAAGGTGAAGGTGGTGGTTCCATCGGACGTCACCGTGCGGCTCGACGTCGAAGTGGGCCTGGGAGACATCCAGTTGCCGGGTGACGACAAGGAGGACGTGGACGTGGCACCGGACAAGACCGATCGGCTGACGCTGGCCCCCGAGAAGGGCTCGGGCGGCGGCGGGACGCTCACCATCGACCTCGAAGTCGGTCTGGGACAAGCGGAGGTGACCCGTGCTGCGGCATGA
- a CDS encoding ATP-binding protein: MPEAAALPVDTPRPPRKLYRSSDGRWLGGVARGLAGHLGLPVTWVRLVFAGLFLADGLGALVYAAFWFFVPLGVGGVDNQRPPAIATETSPDGRRRLVARKPDRGQIVALLLMVVVAMVFVGNVNLGEGATAYLWPTVLVAAGVALVWRQADNARRARWAEVGRRRRTITLLRSVAGVLLVTAGVSGIFVLQGSAAHLGSVLQAALAVLVGITLLAGPYLVRMTQDLSEERLMRIRAQERAEVAAHVHDSVLHTLTLIQRNADNPNEVRRLARAQERDLRNWLYKPEGTGKDEDDEPDTLAEAVRRNAAEVEDQHGVPIEVVVVGDCPLDEGLTAQMQAAREAMVNAAKYGGEGGAVQVFAEVEGRTVFVSVRDRGPGFDLDAIPADRMGVRESIIGRMERNGGTARLRAVPGGGTEVELEMERAETTS; encoded by the coding sequence ATGCCGGAAGCCGCAGCACTGCCAGTCGACACTCCGCGGCCCCCGCGCAAGCTCTACCGCAGCAGCGACGGACGCTGGCTCGGAGGCGTGGCGCGAGGGCTCGCCGGACATCTCGGCCTGCCTGTGACCTGGGTGCGGCTCGTGTTCGCCGGCCTCTTCCTGGCCGACGGCCTCGGCGCCCTCGTCTACGCGGCGTTCTGGTTCTTCGTCCCGCTCGGCGTGGGAGGCGTCGACAACCAGCGGCCTCCGGCCATCGCCACCGAGACCTCCCCCGACGGCCGCCGCAGACTCGTGGCCCGCAAGCCCGACCGCGGCCAGATAGTCGCCCTGCTCCTCATGGTCGTCGTGGCCATGGTCTTCGTCGGCAATGTGAACCTCGGAGAAGGCGCCACGGCGTATCTCTGGCCGACCGTGCTCGTCGCCGCGGGCGTCGCCCTGGTCTGGCGCCAGGCGGACAACGCGCGGCGGGCCCGCTGGGCCGAGGTCGGCCGCCGTCGGCGCACGATCACACTGCTGCGCTCCGTCGCCGGTGTCCTGCTGGTCACCGCCGGCGTCTCGGGGATATTCGTCCTCCAGGGCTCGGCCGCCCACCTCGGCTCGGTCCTGCAGGCGGCGCTCGCGGTCCTCGTGGGCATAACCCTGCTGGCCGGACCGTACCTCGTCCGTATGACCCAGGACCTCTCCGAGGAGCGCCTCATGCGCATCCGCGCCCAGGAGCGAGCGGAGGTCGCGGCCCATGTCCACGACTCGGTGCTGCACACCCTGACACTGATACAGCGGAACGCGGACAACCCGAACGAGGTCCGCCGCCTCGCCCGCGCCCAGGAGCGCGACCTGCGGAACTGGCTGTACAAGCCCGAGGGCACGGGAAAGGACGAGGACGACGAGCCCGACACGCTCGCCGAGGCCGTACGACGGAACGCGGCGGAGGTCGAGGACCAGCACGGCGTCCCCATAGAGGTGGTGGTCGTCGGCGACTGCCCCCTCGACGAGGGACTGACCGCGCAGATGCAGGCCGCGCGCGAGGCGATGGTGAACGCCGCCAAGTACGGTGGCGAGGGCGGTGCCGTGCAGGTCTTCGCCGAGGTCGAGGGAAGGACCGTTTTCGTGTCCGTCCGCGACCGCGGCCCAGGTTTCGACCTCGACGCGATACCCGCCGACCGCATGGGCGTCAGAGAATCGATCATCGGCCGCATGGAGCGCAACGGAGGCACGGCACGGCTCCGCGCCGTACCGGGCGGCGGCACGGAGGTCGAGCTGGAGATGGAGAGGGCGGAGACGACGTCATGA
- a CDS encoding LuxR C-terminal-related transcriptional regulator — translation MSDANGANDLAAQGGSGTTSSGGPGGAAARGTGPTEGLPGEADRQNAPGQAPEPDGSTASAAPAASAAPGPSGPGRHVRVVLVDDHRMFRTGVQAEIGQTDRTGVEVVGEAPDVDQAVSVITSTRPEVVLLDVHLPGGGGVEVLRRCSALMADAEQPVRFLALSVSDAAEDVIGVIRGGARGYVTKTITGSDLVDSIFRVQEGDAVFSPRLAGFVLDAFASTDAPPVDEDLDRLTQREREVLRLIARGYAYKEIAKQLYISVKTVESHVSAVLRKLQLSNRHELTRWATARRLV, via the coding sequence ATGAGTGACGCGAACGGGGCGAACGACCTTGCCGCACAGGGCGGTTCGGGCACGACGTCGAGCGGGGGCCCGGGAGGTGCGGCCGCCCGGGGCACGGGCCCGACCGAGGGCCTCCCCGGGGAGGCCGACCGGCAGAACGCGCCCGGCCAGGCCCCCGAGCCCGACGGCAGCACCGCATCCGCCGCGCCTGCCGCATCCGCCGCGCCCGGACCGTCCGGGCCCGGGCGGCATGTCCGGGTCGTGCTGGTCGACGACCACCGGATGTTCCGTACGGGAGTCCAGGCCGAGATCGGGCAGACGGACCGCACGGGTGTGGAGGTGGTCGGGGAGGCTCCCGACGTCGACCAGGCGGTCTCGGTGATCACGAGTACGCGGCCCGAGGTGGTGCTCCTCGATGTGCACCTGCCCGGCGGCGGTGGTGTCGAAGTGCTGCGCCGGTGTTCGGCGTTGATGGCGGACGCCGAGCAGCCCGTCCGCTTCCTCGCTCTGTCCGTGTCGGACGCGGCGGAGGACGTGATCGGGGTGATCAGGGGCGGCGCGCGCGGCTATGTCACCAAGACGATCACCGGCTCGGATCTGGTCGACTCCATCTTCCGGGTGCAGGAGGGCGACGCGGTCTTCTCTCCCCGGCTGGCCGGCTTCGTCCTCGACGCCTTCGCCTCCACCGACGCCCCGCCCGTCGACGAGGACCTCGACCGCCTCACCCAGCGCGAGCGCGAGGTGTTGCGGCTCATCGCCCGCGGCTATGCGTACAAGGAGATCGCCAAGCAGCTCTACATCTCGGTGAAGACGGTGGAGTCCCACGTCTCCGCCGTTCTGCGGAAGCTGCAGCTCTCCAACCGTCATGAGCTGACGAGGTGGGCGACGGCACGCCGCCTGGTGTGA